Proteins from a genomic interval of Rhodococcoides fascians A25f:
- a CDS encoding DUF3052 domain-containing protein codes for MVAAADAQNYAQKLGITRDMVVQELGWDEDTDDDLRADVEDAIGGETLDEDSDEVIDVVLLWWRDGDGDLVDALMDAIGPLSDDGIVWVLSPKTGMSGHVEPSEIAESAPTAGLTQTSAANLGDWIGSRLVQPKTPATKR; via the coding sequence GTGGTCGCCGCGGCGGACGCTCAGAACTACGCTCAGAAACTTGGCATAACTCGCGACATGGTCGTACAGGAGCTGGGCTGGGACGAGGACACCGACGATGATCTGCGCGCCGACGTAGAAGATGCGATCGGTGGGGAGACCCTCGACGAGGATTCCGACGAGGTGATCGATGTTGTGCTGCTGTGGTGGCGCGACGGAGACGGTGACCTGGTCGATGCACTCATGGATGCAATCGGTCCGCTCTCGGACGATGGCATCGTGTGGGTCCTCAGCCCCAAGACCGGCATGTCCGGTCATGTCGAACCCAGCGAGATTGCCGAATCCGCCCCGACCGCAGGATTGACGCAGACCTCTGCGGCAAATCTCGGCGACTGGATCGGAAGTCGATTGGTTCAGCCCAAGACTCCTGCCACCAAGCGGTAG
- a CDS encoding peroxiredoxin — translation MPIEVGAVAPDFTLKDQNNQLVTLSSYRNVKNVLLVFYPLAFTGTCQGELCKVRDELPTFENDDTAILAISVGPPPTHKIWAAEQGYTFPLLSDFWPHGEVAQAYGVFNDSAGFANRGTFVVDKSGIIRFAEMNGPGEARDSSSWSEALAQVN, via the coding sequence ATGCCGATCGAGGTTGGCGCGGTTGCGCCCGACTTCACCCTCAAGGACCAGAACAACCAACTGGTCACGTTGTCGTCGTACAGGAACGTGAAAAACGTTCTGCTCGTGTTCTATCCACTGGCTTTCACCGGCACGTGCCAGGGCGAGCTGTGCAAAGTGCGCGACGAGCTACCGACGTTCGAGAACGACGACACCGCGATCCTGGCGATCTCGGTGGGTCCGCCTCCGACCCACAAGATCTGGGCTGCAGAACAGGGTTACACCTTTCCGCTGCTGTCCGACTTCTGGCCACACGGTGAAGTGGCTCAGGCGTACGGCGTGTTCAACGACAGCGCAGGATTCGCCAATCGCGGAACGTTCGTCGTCGACAAGTCCGGAATCATCAGATTCGCCGAAATGAACGGTCCCGGGGAAGCCCGAGACAGTTCATCGTGGTCCGAGGCACTCGCACAGGTGAACTGA